A genomic window from Nematostella vectensis chromosome 9, jaNemVect1.1, whole genome shotgun sequence includes:
- the LOC5503862 gene encoding 26S proteasome non-ATPase regulatory subunit 1, translated as MKMSLTSAAGILALLDESESDLKVFALSKLNSIVDDFWAEISESVDKIEVLYEDESFKHRQLSALVASKVYYHLGAFEDSLTYALGAGDLFDVNGHSEYVETTIAKCIDHYTMQRQKQADNSDEKINIDARLEAIVNRMFRRCFDDCKYKQAVGIAIETRRLDIFKQAILKSDDIPFMLQYSLKVCMSLVQSRQFRNQILKVLVELYLHLATPDYISVCQCFIFLDYPQGVADILEKLVKDNEKDQTLMAYQIAFDLYENATQQFLSVVIAALQATVPFSSSSSAETKTEKNDTEKNGDVAMDTDEEKNTAVEKPKHEAQLSESDKALQDKVSKLAAILRGDTSIALHLEFLIRNNHADLLILKNTKDSARNSVCHTATVIANSYMHCGTTSDTFLRNNLEWLARATNWAKFTATASLGVIHKGHEQDALKLMSSYLPKDGTGGSAYQEGGGLYALGLIHVNHGGNITEYLLQQLKEATTDMVRHGGCLGLGLASMGTAKQDVYEQLKFNLYQDDAITGEAAGLAMGLVMLGSKSAAAIEDMVGYAQETQHEKILRGLALGISLVMYARMEEADALIESLSRDKDSNLRRSAMYTVAMAYCGTGNNKAIKRLLHVAVSDVSDDVRRAAVTALGFILFRTPEQCPSVVSLLSESYNPHVRYGAALALGIACAGTGLKEAINLLEPMTNDPVNYVRQGALVASALILIQQTEHTCSKVAKFREIYAKVISDKHEDVMAKFGATLAQGIIDAGGRNVTVSLQSRAGHMHMASVVGLLVFTHYWFWFPLAHFLSLAFTPTSIIGLNSDLKMPKMQFRSNAKPSVYAYPEPLKPPKKEEKEKVTTAILSVTAKAKARAKKQESTEEKMDVEQEVTKTETSKEKDGKGGEKAKESEKEEDVATEKSEQEKNEKVESDKPEPEPDFQMLENPARVLPLQLKVISLPDDNRYQPLKSCNIGGIIMMTDSKSDEPEDLIEPLPASSTVGIGAEEEEDEPEPPEPFEYVDED; from the exons ATGAAGATGAGTCTAACATCAGCAG ctGGGATACTGGCTTTACTGGATGAGTCTGAATCAGATCTCAAG gtttttgCACTTAGTAAACTTAACAGCATAGTGGATGATTTCTGGGCTGAGATTTCAGAATCTGTGGACAAAAT tGAAGTACTTTATGAAGATGAATCATTCAAACACAGACAGCTCTCGGCACTTGTTGCTTCCAAG gtgTACTATCATCTGGGCGCATTTGAAGACTCTCTCACATACGCACTTGGTGCAGGTGACCTCTTTGATGTCAATGGCCACTCCGAATATGTAGAAACTACTATTG CTAAATGCATAGACCACTACACCATGCAGCGACAGAAACAGGCAGATAATTCAGATGAGAAAATCAATATTGATGCAAGACTAGAGGCTATTGTCAATAGGATGTTCAGACGATGCTTTGACGACTGCAAATATAAACAG GCTGTAGGAATTGCTATAGAGACAAGACGGCTGGATATATTCAAACAAGCTATACTCAAATCT GATGACATTCCTTTCATGCTGCAGTACAGCCTCAAGGTCTGCATGTCTTTAGTACAAAGCAGACAGTTCAGGAATCAG ATACTCAAAGTGCTAGTGGAGCTCTATCTGCACCTGGCCACACCTGACTATATAAGTGTATGCCAG tgttttattttcctggaTTACCCTCAAGGTGTAGCGGACATTCTTGAAAAGCTAGTCAAGGATAATGAG AAGGATCAGACCCTGATGGCATACCAGATAGCCTTTGACCTTTATGAGAATGCCACACAACAGTTCCTGTCAGTTGTCATAGCAGCCTTACAAGCAACAGTGCCTTTCAGCTCAAGCTCATCTGCTGAGACTAAGACTGAGAAGAATGACACAGAGAAAaatgg GGATGTGGCCATGGATACAGACGAGGAAAAGAATACTGCGGTGGAGAAACCAAAGCATGAGGCTCAACTT AGTGAGAGTGACAAGGCACTACAAGACAAAGTCTCAAAACTGGCTGCTATACTGCGCGGCGACACCTCCATCGCCCTGCACCTTGAGTTTCTCATCAGAAATAACCATGCAGACTTACTGATCCTGAAGAACACCAAGGACTCCGCTAGAAACTCTGTCTGTCACACTGCTACCGTTATCGCCAACTCTTACATGCACTGTGGGACAACAAGTGACACATTTTTAAG AAATAACCTGGAGTGGCTTGCAAGGGCAACTAACTGGGCCAAATTCACAGCAACAGCCAGTCTTGGTGTCATTCATAAG GGACATGAGCAAGATGCTCTAAAGCTGATGTCCTCCTACCTCCCCAAGGATGGGACAGGTGGTAGTGCCTACCAGGAGGGCGGCGGCTTATACGCCCTGGGCCTCATCCACGTCAACCACGGTGGCAACATCACAGAGTACCTTCTTCAGCAGCTAAAGGAGGCTACGACAGACATGGTGCGGCATGGTGGCTGCCTGGGCCTCGGATTGGCCTCCATGGGCACAGCAAAGCAAGATGTGTATGAGCAGCTCAAGTTTAATCTGTACCAGGATGATGCCATCACGGGCGAGGCAGCAGGGCTGGCCATGGGTTTGGTTATGCTTGGCTCCAAGTCTGCGGCGGCAATCGAGGACATGGTGGGATATGCGCAGGAGACACAACACGAGAAGATACTCAGAGGGCTGGCATTAGGCATCTCATTG GTCATGTATGCCCGCATGGAAGAGGCAGATGCACTTATTGAGAGCCTGTCACGTGACAAGGATTCCAACCTGAGGCGTAGTGCCATGTACACAGTAGCTATGGCGTACTGTGGAACAGGAAACAACAAGGCTATCAAGCGGCTACTACATGTCGCA GTCAGCGATGTCAGTGATGATGTCAGACGTGCAGCGGTGACAGCGCTTGGTTTTATTCTGTTCCGTACCCCTGAGCAGTGTCCAAGTGTTGTCTCATTACTCTCTGAGAGCTACAACCCACACGTGCGTTATGGGGCCGCCCTGGCACTGGGAATCGCATGCGCAGGGACAGGGTTGAAGGAAGCAATCAACCTGCTAGAGCCCATGACCAATGACCCTGTTAACTACGTCAGACAG GGCGCCCTGGTGGCTAGTGCACTCATCCTGATCCAGCAGACGGAGCACACCTGCTCCAAGGTAGCCAAGTTCCGCGAGATATACGCCAAAGTCATCTCAGACAAACACGAAGACGTCATGGCCAAGTTTGGCGCCACTCTTGCACAGGGCATTATTGACGCAG GTGGTCGTAACGTGACAGTGTCGCTCCAGTCACGTGCCGGTCACATGCACATGGCCAGTGTGGTGGGACTTCTCGTGTTCACTCATTACTGGTTCTGGTTCCCACTTGCTCACTTCCTCTCCCTCGCGTTCACACCCACATCCATCATTGGACTCAACTCGGACCTGAAG ATGCCCAAGATGCAGTTCAGATCTAACGCCAAGCCATCTGTATACGCCTACCCAGAGCCTCTCAAACCCCCCAAGAaggaggagaaggagaag GTCACCACCGCCATCCTATCAGTCACGGCCAAGGCCAAGGCACGCGCCAAGAAGCAAGAGTCCACAGAAGAGAAGATGGATGTG GAGCAGGAAGTTACTAAGACCGAGACATCAAAG GAAAAAGATGGCAAAGGAGGCGAGAAAGCGAAGGAGAGCGAGAAAGAAGAAGACGTTGCCACTGAGAAGAGCGAGCAGGAAAAGAACGAGAAAGTCGAGAGCGACAAGCCTGAACCCGAGCCAGACTTCCAGATGCTGGAAAACCCCGCGCGGGTACTGCCGCTACAG CTGAAAGTCATCTCGCTCCCTGACGACAATCGCTACCAACCACTCAAATCG TGTAATATCGGCGGTATCATCATGATGACTGACTCGAAGTCAGACGAGCCCGAGGATCTGATTGAACCACTTCCAG CATCGTCGACGGTTGGCATCGGCGCAGAGGAGGAAGAAGACGAACCCGAACCACCGGAACCGTTCGAATACGTGGATGAGGACTAA
- the LOC116611664 gene encoding chordin-like protein 1 isoform X1: protein MILRCFAHIFCIFLLTSVSQPLLLGAPRRPRKPSIPPATHCMSGKVKYSISQSWYPVLIPCGYVECIKCSCKLEGNAAKVVCNNLYGSCPGGYLKPGDCCRTCPGLSRPVKRSTDRSCTLKNREHSHGSVWKVDPSNAADLDPNQCTECSCWDGFVSCAIRTCPKPVCSNPVSSLTSCCPVCPERPMAQPKTAGCSSLGPLGMPSACRCSSLGRGYKEGETWHPMLQPYRTKCILCTCKNSVVRCDKVKCEDGANCNPRCCTCTAPTISKQTPALATLPPTPPLAEFPDCYFSGHGVRRHNSSWIPTIAGISSNCFECTCLNSEVRCEKIICPKSYSCQDPVNIPGKCCKVCRGMANRVQSVRLGRRRRLCGLGKTRWLVYNFTSTLEPNSDPNQASGQFALEEIAPISPRVELHLLAGNRTHLSVVIDVMDRTRFEKWVNESEARKSQRPIGVLREGRRKKIKEKEQAKCVLNCHLRVRQLMDVLGKRSRSCRPPVTLTALKEGL, encoded by the exons ATGATTCTTAG ATGCTTCGCGCACATATTTTGTATATTTCTGCTGACCAGTGTGTCTCAACCACTCTTACTCGGCGCACCACGAAGGCCAAGAAAAC CTTCCATTCCTCCCGCCACACACTGCATGTCGGGTAAAGTGAAGTACAGCATCTCCCAGTCCTGGTACCCAGTCCTCATCCCATGCGGATATGTCGAGTGCATCAAGTGCTCCTGCAAACTG GAAGGAAATGCTGCCAAGGTGGTATGTAACAACTTATATGGCTCTTGTCCGGGCGGCTACCTCAAGCCAGGGGACTGCTGTAGAACCTGCCCAG GATTATCGCGGCCGGTCAAGCGTTCAACAGACAGATCCTGCACCTTGAAAAACAGAGAACATTCGCACGGAAGTGTCTGGAAGGTTGACCCTAGCAACGCCGCTGACCTAGACCCCAATCAGTGCACGGAATGTAGCTGCTGG GACGGATTCGTATCGTGTGCAATCCGGACATGTCCAAAACCTGTGTGTAGTAACCCAGTGTCGTCACTGACATCTTGCTGTCCGGTCTGTCCAG AGCGACCGATGGCTCAGCCAAAGACAGCAG GCTGTTCGTCGCTCGGCCCTCTCGGCATGCCGTCGGCTTGTC GCTGTTCGTCGCTCGGCCGGGGGTACAAGGAAGGCGAAACTTGGCATCCAATGCTTCAGCCCTACAGAACTAAATGCATTCTCTGCACCTGCAAG AACTCTGTTGTCCGCTGTGACAAAGTCAAATGCGAAGATGGGGCGAACTGTAATCCACGATGTTGTACATGCACGG CGCCAACTATATCAAAACAGACGCCGGCCCTTGCgacccttccccccacccctcccctggccgAGTTTCCTGATTGTTACTTCAGCGGTCACGGGGTTCGACGTCACAATTCAAGCTGGATACCAACCATCGCGGGCATCTCATCGAATTGCTTCGAGTGCACATGTCTG AACTCGGAAGTCCGCTGCGAAAAGATCATCTGTCCCAAGTCCTATTCGTGCCAAGACCCCGTCAACATCCCGGGAAAATGTTGCAAAGTTTGCAGAG GAATGGCAAACAGGGTCCAGTCTGTTCGGTTGGGGAGGAGGCGAAGACTTTGCGGATTAGGGAAGACGAGGTGGCTTGTGTACAATTTCACATCGACGCTCGAGCCAAATTCAGATCCAAATCAAGCGAGCGGTCAGTTTGCTTTGGAAGAAATCGCGCCTATTTCCCCGAGGGTGGAGCTGCACCTGCTGGCGGGTAATCGCACACACTTGAGTGTGGTGATCGATGTGATGGACAGAACAAGGTTCGAAAAATGGGTGAACGAGAGCGAGGCAAGAAAAAGTCAGAGACCTATCGGAGTGTTACGAGAAG GGCGACGGAAGAAGATCAAGGAGAAAGAGCAAGCTAAGTGCGTCCTCAACTGCCACCTGCGCGTGCGCCAGCTCATGGATGTACTAGGCAAGCGCAGTAGGTCGTGTCGGCCCCCAGTCACTCTCACGGCGCTCAAAGAGGGTCTCTGA
- the LOC116611664 gene encoding chordin-like protein 1 isoform X2, with protein sequence MILRCFAHIFCIFLLTSVSQPLLLGAPRRPRKPSIPPATHCMSGKVKYSISQSWYPVLIPCGYVECIKCSCKLEGNAAKVVCNNLYGSCPGGYLKPGDCCRTCPGLSRPVKRSTDRSCTLKNREHSHGSVWKVDPSNAADLDPNQCTECSCWDGFVSCAIRTCPKPVCSNPVSSLTSCCPVCPERPMAQPKTAGCSSLGRGYKEGETWHPMLQPYRTKCILCTCKNSVVRCDKVKCEDGANCNPRCCTCTAPTISKQTPALATLPPTPPLAEFPDCYFSGHGVRRHNSSWIPTIAGISSNCFECTCLNSEVRCEKIICPKSYSCQDPVNIPGKCCKVCRGMANRVQSVRLGRRRRLCGLGKTRWLVYNFTSTLEPNSDPNQASGQFALEEIAPISPRVELHLLAGNRTHLSVVIDVMDRTRFEKWVNESEARKSQRPIGVLREGRRKKIKEKEQAKCVLNCHLRVRQLMDVLGKRSRSCRPPVTLTALKEGL encoded by the exons ATGATTCTTAG ATGCTTCGCGCACATATTTTGTATATTTCTGCTGACCAGTGTGTCTCAACCACTCTTACTCGGCGCACCACGAAGGCCAAGAAAAC CTTCCATTCCTCCCGCCACACACTGCATGTCGGGTAAAGTGAAGTACAGCATCTCCCAGTCCTGGTACCCAGTCCTCATCCCATGCGGATATGTCGAGTGCATCAAGTGCTCCTGCAAACTG GAAGGAAATGCTGCCAAGGTGGTATGTAACAACTTATATGGCTCTTGTCCGGGCGGCTACCTCAAGCCAGGGGACTGCTGTAGAACCTGCCCAG GATTATCGCGGCCGGTCAAGCGTTCAACAGACAGATCCTGCACCTTGAAAAACAGAGAACATTCGCACGGAAGTGTCTGGAAGGTTGACCCTAGCAACGCCGCTGACCTAGACCCCAATCAGTGCACGGAATGTAGCTGCTGG GACGGATTCGTATCGTGTGCAATCCGGACATGTCCAAAACCTGTGTGTAGTAACCCAGTGTCGTCACTGACATCTTGCTGTCCGGTCTGTCCAG AGCGACCGATGGCTCAGCCAAAGACAGCAG GCTGTTCGTCGCTCGGCCGGGGGTACAAGGAAGGCGAAACTTGGCATCCAATGCTTCAGCCCTACAGAACTAAATGCATTCTCTGCACCTGCAAG AACTCTGTTGTCCGCTGTGACAAAGTCAAATGCGAAGATGGGGCGAACTGTAATCCACGATGTTGTACATGCACGG CGCCAACTATATCAAAACAGACGCCGGCCCTTGCgacccttccccccacccctcccctggccgAGTTTCCTGATTGTTACTTCAGCGGTCACGGGGTTCGACGTCACAATTCAAGCTGGATACCAACCATCGCGGGCATCTCATCGAATTGCTTCGAGTGCACATGTCTG AACTCGGAAGTCCGCTGCGAAAAGATCATCTGTCCCAAGTCCTATTCGTGCCAAGACCCCGTCAACATCCCGGGAAAATGTTGCAAAGTTTGCAGAG GAATGGCAAACAGGGTCCAGTCTGTTCGGTTGGGGAGGAGGCGAAGACTTTGCGGATTAGGGAAGACGAGGTGGCTTGTGTACAATTTCACATCGACGCTCGAGCCAAATTCAGATCCAAATCAAGCGAGCGGTCAGTTTGCTTTGGAAGAAATCGCGCCTATTTCCCCGAGGGTGGAGCTGCACCTGCTGGCGGGTAATCGCACACACTTGAGTGTGGTGATCGATGTGATGGACAGAACAAGGTTCGAAAAATGGGTGAACGAGAGCGAGGCAAGAAAAAGTCAGAGACCTATCGGAGTGTTACGAGAAG GGCGACGGAAGAAGATCAAGGAGAAAGAGCAAGCTAAGTGCGTCCTCAACTGCCACCTGCGCGTGCGCCAGCTCATGGATGTACTAGGCAAGCGCAGTAGGTCGTGTCGGCCCCCAGTCACTCTCACGGCGCTCAAAGAGGGTCTCTGA
- the LOC5503856 gene encoding arylsulfatase B produces the protein MWHINALSLVLLSAQILSEANAIPPHIVFILVDDLGWFDLGYHGSVIRTPNINQLAGDGIILDNYYVQPLCTPTRSALMTGKYPIHLGTQHGVILPGQPMGLPLDSSTLPEQLKQQGYATHIVGKWHLGFYKEDFVPTKRGFDSFYGYYCGAEDHFTHNVLGFLDFRDNDLIVKDQKGTYGTRAFTKRAVDTIHRHNSSSPLFLYLPFQNVHGPVQAPPEYIDKYSFIKDKTRRTHAAMVDIMDEAIGNVTSALKSAGLWENTLLVFSTDNGGIHTAGGYNYPLRGEKNTLWEGGVRGAGFVSGPMAPRHGMIYNGLMHVTDWYPTLVHLAGGSMQDSLDGVDLWDALKQDTASPRKEILHNIDLKIDVPTAFVFEGVALRSRDMKLLLKVPNATWLVPPELREPGITANEGLGSAKMQEVIEVALYNITADPTERHDLSGKFPDIVNEMKKRVDFYRGGLVPPIIKKNDPKAVLTAIKNGAWSPWET, from the exons ATGTGGCACATAAATGCCCTCTCGCTTGTCTTGCTTAGCGCTCAGATCTTGTCTGAGGCAAACGCCATTCCGCCTCATATTGTATTCATACTTGTTGACGATCTCGGTTGGTTCGACTTGGGCTACCACGGATCGGTTATCCGGACACCAAATATAAACCAGTTGGCAGGAGATGGAATAATTCTCGATAATTACTACGTACAGCCCTTATGTACGCCTACACGCTCAGCACTGATGACGGGAAAATACCCCATCCACTTAG GGACCCAGCACGGTGTTATTCTGCCCGGGCAGCCCATGGGACTACCACTTGACTCAAGCACTTTACCAGAGCAACTAAAACAACAAG GGTATGCTACTCACATCGTTGGCAAGTGGCACCTTGGCTTTTACAAGGAGGACTTTGTGCCTACCAAGAGAGGCTTTGACAGTTTCTATGGCTACTATTGTGGAGCGGAAGACCACTTTACTCACAATGTTTTAGGCTTTTTGGATTTTCGTGATAATGATTTGATTGTCAAAGACCAAAAGGGAACTTATGGCACAAGGGCTTTCACAAAG CGTGCAGTTGACACTATTCATCGTCACAACTCTTCATCTCCATTGTTTTTGTACCTTCCATTCCAAAACGTCCATGGGCCTGTGCAGGCCCCACCAGAATACATTGACAAGTATTCCTTCATCAAAGACAAGACGCGGCGCACTCATGCAGCAATGGTAGATATCATGGATGAGGCCATTGGTAATGTCACCTCTGCTCTCAAGTCTGCAGG ATTATGGGAAAACACCTTGCTCGTTTTCAGTACTGACAATGGCGGTATTCACACAGCAGGAGGTTACAACTACCCTTTGCGGGGGGAGAAGAACACCCTGTGGGAGGGTGGGGTTAGAGGTGCAGGGTTTGTTAGTGGCCCTATGGCTCCAAGACACGGCATGATATACAATGGCTTAATGCATGTCACTGACTGGTACCCCACCTTGGTCCATCTTGCAG GAGGAAGCATGCAGGATTCCCTTGATGGTGTTGATCTATGGGACGCCCTAAAACAAGACACTGCCTCGCCTCGCAAAGAGATCCTCCATAACATAGACCTCAAGATAGACGTACCTACGGCTTTCGTGTTTGAGGGTGTGGCCTTGCGGTCACGTGACATGAAGCTATTGCTGAAGGTACCTAATGCCACGTGGCTTGTACCGCCCGAGCTACGAGAGCCAGGGATAACTGCGAACGAAGGCTTAGGAAGTGCCAAG ATGCAAGAGGTCATTGAGGTTGCGCTTTACAATATTACCGCTGACCCCACTGAACGGCACGACCTAAGTGGCAAGTTTCCGGATATCGTAAATGAGATGAAGAAAAGGGTGGACTTTTACCGTGGGGGCCTAGTACCGCCTATAATCAAGAAAAACGATCCAAAAGCGGTTTTAACCGCCATCAAAAACGGAGCCTGGTCACCCTGGGAAACGTGA
- the LOC5503866 gene encoding QRFP-like peptide receptor, translating to MDSHSSSKNGNHSRNATDLRTGTEDVKRIALILFYAVTLFLGVFGNWCIIAIVIKVKRMRTMANVFILNMAVSDLVVSVIDVPRKLQIAITMSYAYEVPSFDVVKVLCKILPFTRELSYSVSSLSAVMIGIDRYYAVICPMEQKPRVLSPKVTIPAIWLISALAYSTNLYTYKATKKEGAFYCSYRWHPLPEKEAEELFLLITFVLFVALPLVALVFVYSLIAVKMMNRSIPGATGAAVNSHRVRGNNKIIRLSIAITTAFFICWVPYYVLLLTLTFNIRLGDESIEISALILVLADIFEALTYTSIVTNPMICLAFSTNFRQALKELMSCQARSLQANNTNRTRIQHSMTMASSFETISMSVESVNKDVHPGRRCVPYVITS from the coding sequence atggattCACACAGTAGCAGCAAAAACGGTAATCACTCGCGAAACGCTACAGACCTTCGAACAGGAACAGAAGATGTCAAAAGGATCGCCTTGATTTTGTTCTACGCGGTAACACTCTTCCTTGGCGTATTCGGCAACTGGTGTATCATCGCTATCGTTATAAAAGTCAAGCGCATGCGGACAATGGCAAATGTCTTCATACTAAACATGGCAGTTTCAGATCTTGTGGTGTCTGTGATAGATGTGCCGAGAAAGCTGCAGATTGCCATAACCATGTCCTACGCTTACGAGGTGCCAAGTTTCGATGTGGTCAAGGTCTTGTGTAAAATACTGCCCTTTACTCGAGAGCTGAGCTATTCGGTATCTTCCCTCAGTGCTGTTATGATCGGTATCGATCGCTACTATGCCGTCATCTGTCCCATGGAGCAAAAGCCGCGAGTTCTATCCCCAAAAGTGACAATTCCTGCTATTTGGCTCATTTCTGCGTTGGCCTACTCCACAAACCTTTACACCTACAAAGCGACGAAAAAAGAAGGCGCTTTCTATTGCAGTTACAGATGGCATCCGTTGCCTGAAAAGGAAGCAGAAGAGTTGTTCCTCTTGATTACATTTGTACTCTTCGTAGCTCTTCCCTTGGTGGCTCTTGTCTTTGTCTACTCTCTCATCGCCGTCAAAATGATGAATCGAAGCATCCCTGGAGCGACCGGAGCAGCAGTGAATTCCCACCGCGTCCGCgggaataacaaaataattcgCCTCTCCATCGCCATCACAACCGCTTTCTTCATATGCTGGGTGCCTTATTATGTCCTCTTACTCACACTTACCTTTAACATCCGCCTTGGAGACGAGTCAATTGAGATCTCTGCCTTGATACTTGTACTGGCGGACATCTTCGAGGCCCTGACGTACACCAGCATCGTCACCAACCCAATGATTTGCTTGGCATTCAGCACCAACTTTAGGCAGGCGCTTAAAGAGCTCATGTCGTGCCAAGCACGCAGCCTACAAGCAAACAACACGAACCGAACACGCATACAACATAGCATGACCATGGCATCCTCGTTCGAGACCATTTCTATGAGCGTCGAGTCTGTTAACAAGGACGTCCACCCAGGGAGGAGGTGTGTCCCGTATGTCATCACGTCTTAG
- the LOC5496126 gene encoding QRFP-like peptide receptor, producing the protein MDSHSSSKNGNHSRNATDLRTGTEDVKRIALILFYAVTLFLGVFGNWCIIAIVIKVKRMRTMANVFILNMAVSDLVVSVIDVPRKLQIAITMSYAYEVPSFDVVKVLCKILPFTRELSYSVSSLSAVMIGIDRYYAVICPMEQKPRVLSPKVTIPAIWLISALAYSTNLYTYKATKKEGAFYCSYRWHPLPEKETEELFLLITFVLFVALPLVALVFVYALIAVKMMNRSIPGATGAAVNSHRVRGNNKIIRLSIAITTAFFICWVPYYVLLLTLTFNIRLGDESIEISALILVLADVFEALTYTSIVTNPMICLAFSTNFRQALKELMLCQARNLQANNTNRTRIQQSMTMAYSFETISMSVESVNKDVHPRRRGVYIVTP; encoded by the coding sequence atggattCACACAGTAGCAGCAAAAACGGTAATCACTCGCGAAACGCTACAGACCTTCGAACAGGAACAGAAGATGTCAAAAGGATCGCCTTGATTTTGTTCTACGCGGTAACACTCTTCCTTGGCGTATTCGGCAACTGGTGTATCATCGCTATCGTTATAAAAGTCAAGCGCATGCGGACAATGGCAAATGTCTTCATACTAAACATGGCAGTTTCAGATCTTGTGGTGTCTGTGATAGATGTGCCGAGAAAGCTGCAGATTGCCATAACCATGTCCTACGCTTACGAGGTGCCAAGTTTCGATGTGGTCAAGGTCTTGTGTAAAATACTGCCCTTTACTCGAGAGCTGAGCTATTCGGTATCTTCCCTCAGTGCTGTTATGATCGGTATCGATCGCTACTATGCCGTCATCTGTCCCATGGAGCAAAAGCCGCGAGTTCTATCCCCAAAAGTGACAATTCCTGCTATTTGGCTCATTTCTGCGTTGGCCTACTCCACAAACCTTTACACCTACAAAGCGACGAAAAAAGAAGGCGCTTTCTATTGCAGTTACAGATGGCATCCGTTGCCTGAAAAGGAAACAGAAGAGTTGTTCCTCTTGATTACATTTGTACTCTTCGTAGCTCTTCCCTTGGTGGCTCTTGTCTTTGTCTACGCTCTCATTGCCGTCAAAATGATGAATCGAAGCATCCCTGGAGCGACCGGAGCAGCAGTGAATTCCCACCGCGTCCGCGGGAATAACAAAATCATTCGCCTCTCCATCGCCATCACAACCGCTTTCTTCATATGCTGGGTGCCTTATTATGTCCTCTTACTCACACTTACCTTTAACATCCGCCTTGGAGACGAGTCAATTGAGATCTCTGCCTTGATACTTGTACTGGCGGACGTCTTCGAGGCCCTGACGTACACCAGCATCGTCACCAACCCAATGATTTGCTTGGCATTCAGCACCAACTTTAGGCAGGCGCTTAAAGAGCTCATGTTGTGCCAAGCACGCAACCTACAAGCAAACAACACGAACCGAACACGCATACAACAGAGCATGACCATGGCATACTCGTTCGAGACCATTTCTATGAGCGTCGAGTCTGTGAACAAGGACGTCCATCCACGGAGGCGTGGTGTGTACATCGTTACTCCTTAG